The genome window CAAGTACATGGAGGACGCCATTTTTTGGTATCTCATCGGGATCGCCAAGTTTTGACCCTTATTGAACAGACAGGCATTGCACCCTACTTTACGGAGATTGTAACAGCAGACGAGGGCTTTCCTCGAAAACCAGACCCAGCCTCTATGCTTTATTTGAAGGAAAAATATGGCATTCAAGACGGTCTGGTCATCGGAGATCGTCCGATCGATATAGAAGCTGGGAAGGCTGCAGGGCTTTCGACCTATTTATTTGATTCCATGCCACGCTTACACCAGTTTATATTTGAATAGAAAAGGGAAATTATGACAGAGGATAAACAGCAAGAAAATCAAGCACAAGAATATGATGCCAGTCAGATTCAGGTCTTGGAAGGACTAGAGGCCGTTCGGATGCGTCCGGGGATGTATATTGGATCTACCTCAAAAGAAGGTCTTCATCATCTGGTCTGGGAAATCGTGGATAACTCGATTGACGAAGCCTTAGCTGGTTTTGCTAGCCATATTGAAGTTTTCATTGAAGCAGATAATTCGATCACGGTTG of Streptococcus sp. S5 contains these proteins:
- a CDS encoding HAD-IA family hydrolase, encoding MNYHDFIWDLGGTLLDNYETSTNAFVATLKDFHIQADHDSVYAALKISTQDAIQTFAPHISNFRTEYKKKEALGLQEPVLFEGAKELLEEIQVHGGRHFLVSHRDRQVLTLIEQTGIAPYFTEIVTADEGFPRKPDPASMLYLKEKYGIQDGLVIGDRPIDIEAGKAAGLSTYLFDSMPRLHQFIFE